In a genomic window of Octopus bimaculoides isolate UCB-OBI-ISO-001 chromosome 25, ASM119413v2, whole genome shotgun sequence:
- the LOC106879040 gene encoding neuromedin-U receptor 2: MAASVPVNVSLQELNDDRFLVGIPAVIYIGILMFIGTIGNIIVCYIFCFRMRKTTTNCFIITLGIFDLLCCSIGMPTEFLDLRYPYMFPSGLLCKMLRFITFLTNGASSLILLVISIDRYRRVCHPLKVQISPKMARKISALMTIIAAILTWPTVVIYGIRTTPTPVSTMNGSDCSVADNMKSTIYPSLYYFIILGIILMSFVFMLTNYTLIWRQVWRRSHGQIPGENTAHEDPNQSNRRLTKSRAMGKTNLTVFLVTLLFILSFMPGLSVRIIESIKKFSKTTHPTISSIKKLVLRSYFLSNALNPVIYGFFNDSFRNEVRFLIGKVKKVCCGKEDTKLPSVTNSVNMSGRIS; encoded by the coding sequence ATGGCGGCGAGTGTTCCTGTTAACGTGTCACTCCAAGAATTAAACGATGACAGATTTTTGGTTGGTATTCCGGCCGTTATTTATATTGGAATCCTCATGTTCATTGGTACGATTGGAAATATTATCGTTTGTTACATATTCTGCTTTCGAATGCGGAAAACCACAACGAACTGTTTTATTATAACTTTAGGCATATTCGATCTTTTGTGCTGCAGCATTGGAATGCCTACAGAATTTCTCGACCTCCGTTATCCGTATATGTTTCCGTCTGGTCTTCTCTGCAAGATGTTACGATTTATCACTTTCCTAACGAATGGTGCTTCTAGTTTGATTCTTCTAGTCATTTCCATCGACCGCTATCGCCGAGTCTGCCATCCACtcaaagttcaaatttcgcccaaAATGGCGCGGAAGATATCTGCTCTAATGACAATCATAGCCGCTATTTTAACCTGGCCGACGGTGGTTATTTACGGCATTCGCACGACACCCACGCCAGTTTCCACCATGAACGGCTCGGACTGTTCGGTGGCCGACAACATGAAATCAACCATTTACCCATCACTGTACTACTTCATCATTCTCGGTATCATTCTCATGTCGTTTGTGTTCATGCTGACCAACTACACGCTGATATGGCGTCAAGTGTGGCGAAGGTCACACGGTCAAATCCCCGGCGAGAACACGGCGCACGAAGACCCCAATCAATCTAATCGACGCCTGACTAAATCCCGGGCAATGGGCAAAACAAACTTAACGGTTTTTCTAGTAacgcttttgtttattttgtcctttaTGCCGGGTTTGTCAGTGAGGATAATCGAATCCATCAAGAAGTTTTCCAAAACCACCCATCCAACCATATCCAGCATAAAAAAACTAGTATTACGCTCGTATTTTCTAAGTAATGCCCTAAACCCAGTCATCTACGGATTTTTCAACGATTCTTTCAGAAACGAAGTGAGATTTCTTATTGGAAAAGTAAAGAAAGTTTGTTGCGGAAAAGAGGACACGAAATTGCCATCGGTCACAAACTCTGTCAATATGTCTGGACGGATCTCCTGA